In one window of Helianthus annuus cultivar XRQ/B chromosome 17, HanXRQr2.0-SUNRISE, whole genome shotgun sequence DNA:
- the LOC110926510 gene encoding lysine-specific demethylase JMJ706 isoform X2, with the protein MILVKYEKTEGSGDEIWNDMGEGRICFSREAKLEFLKHKRLQRIKAGTLNDSAPVMNITTRSSGDSLRGSAPCGVRSFRNPDISTRSGCVINGRDTMSKPKVEKFDTTDLDWTDKMPECPVYYPSKEEFDDPLAYLQKIAPEASQYGICKIVSPLNASVPAGMVLMKEKPSFRFTTRVQPLRLAEWNSDDKVTFFLSGRNYTFREYEKMANKVFARRYYSSGSLPATYMEKEFWNEIASGNTESVEYACDVDGSAFSSSPIDELGNSKWNLKKVARLSRSILRLLETTIPGVTEPMLYIGMLFSMFAWHVEDHYLYSINYHHCGAEKTWYGVPGHAALDFEKVVREKVYNHDILSTEGEDGAFDVLLGKTTIFPPNILSQHGVPVYKAVQKPGEYVVTFPRAYHAGFSHGFNCGEAVNFAIGDWFPLGSIATRRYALLNRTPLIPHEELLCKEAMLISSVGDYEDLECRSVDNASRLTIKASFVNLIRFQHRARWCLMRSRECVGVSEHSHATILCSVCKRDCYVAYINCNCYLHPVCLRHEFKSLNLPCGTNFTLSVRDELFDMETVSKTFEEDKDVIDEVKHQSRNGDDSILLSKLYPLAEYDEYNLYCKIELHQDRNSKQSVSGIMDVDDTCSVHNHQIFVSTDTR; encoded by the exons ATGATTTTGGTGAAGTACGAGAAGACGGAGGGTTCCGGTGACGAAATTTGGAATGATATG ggGGAAGGAAGGATTTGTTTCTCCAGAGAAGCGAAGCTAGAATTTTTGAAGCATAAGAGGCTTCAGCGAATTAAAGCAGGCACATTAAATGATAGTGCACCTGTGATGAACATAACGACTAGAAGCAGTGGAGATTCTTTAAGAGGTTCTGCACCCTGTGGTGTGAGATCATTCAGAAATCCAGATATATCTACACGATCTGGGTGTGTTATAAATGGGAGAGATACTATGTCAAAGCCGAAGGTTGAGAAATTTGACACAACTGATCTTGATTGGACTGATAAGATGCCCGAGTGCCCTGTATATTATCCAAGTAAAGAAGAATTTGACGATCCTTTGGCGTATCTGCAAAAAATCGCCCCAGAAGCTTCACAATACG GTATCTGCAAGATTGTTTCACCTTTGAATGCTTCCGTACCCGCAGGCATGGTTTTAATGAAAGAGAAACCCAGTTTTAGATTTACAACAAGAGTGCAGCCTCTTCGTCTTGCTGAGTGGAATTCTGATGATAAGGTTACCTTTTTCCTAAGCGGAAG AAACTACACGTTCCGTGAGTATGAGAAAATGGCGAACAAGGTTTTTGCTCGTAGATATTATAGTTCTGGAAGTCTTCCTGCTACTTACATGGAAAAAGAATTTTGGAATGAAATAGCTTCCGGTAATACTGAAAGTGTCGAGTATGCGTGTGATGTTGATGGCAGTGCGTTTTCATCTTCTCCAATTGATGAACTTGGAAATAGCAAATGGAATTTAAAG AAAGTTGCACGCTTGTCCAGATCGATCTTACGTCTTCTAGAAACGACAATTCCG GGAGTTACCGAACCAATGCTTTACATAGGGATGCTGTTCAGTATGTTTGCTTGGCATGTAGAAGACCATTACTTGTATAG CATTAATTACCATCATTGTGGAGCTGAAAAAACCTGGTACGGTGTTCCGGGTCACGCTGCACTAGATTTCGAAAAAGTCGTTCGTGAAAAGGTGTATAATCATGATATTCTGTCAACTGAAGGAGAAGACGGCGCTTTTGATGTTCTCTTAGGAAAAACAACCATATTTCCTCCtaatattttgtcacaacacggCGTTCCGGTTTACAAGGCTGTCCAAAAGCCCGGGGAATATGTCGTCACGTTTCCCCGAGCATATCATGCAGGATTTAGTCATG GTTTTAATTGCGGTGAGGCTGTGAACTTTGCGATTGGTGACTGGTTCCCGTTGGGATCAATAGCTACACGTCGTTATGCACTTCTTAACCGGACACCTTTGATTCCTCACGAGGAACTTTTGTGTAAAGAAGCTATGCTTATTTCATCAGTTGGTGATTATGAAGATTTGGAATGTCGTTCTGTAGACAATGCATCCAGACTTACCATTAAGGCCTCATTTGTGAATTTAATACGTTTCCAACATCGTGCTCGTTGGTGCTTGATGAGATCTAGAGAGTGCGTGGGCGTTTCCGAACATTCTCATGCAACCATTCTTTGCAGTGTCTGCAAACGTGACTGCTATGTAGCTTATATCAACTGCAACTGCTATTTGCATCCTGTCTGCCTTCGCCATG AGTTCAAGTCACTTAACTTGCCTTGTGGAACAAACTTTACACTCTCCGTAAGGGACGAACTCTTTGACATGGAGACCGTTTCCAAAACGTTTGAGGAGGATAAAGACGTCATCGACGAGGTGAAGCATCAATCTAGAAACGGAGATGACTCGATTCTGCTATCTAAGTTGTACCCACTAGCCGAATACGACGAATACAATTTGTATTGCAAGATTGAGCTTCACCAGGACCGCAATTCTAAACAGTCTGTTTCTGGGATCATGGATGTTGATGACACTTGTTCCGTACATAATCAT CAAATCTTTGTTTCAACAGATACACGGTGA
- the LOC110926510 gene encoding lysine-specific demethylase JMJ706 isoform X1 yields MILVKYEKTEGSGDEIWNDMGEGRICFSREAKLEFLKHKRLQRIKAGTLNDSAPVMNITTRSSGDSLRGSAPCGVRSFRNPDISTRSGCVINGRDTMSKPKVEKFDTTDLDWTDKMPECPVYYPSKEEFDDPLAYLQKIAPEASQYGICKIVSPLNASVPAGMVLMKEKPSFRFTTRVQPLRLAEWNSDDKVTFFLSGRNYTFREYEKMANKVFARRYYSSGSLPATYMEKEFWNEIASGNTESVEYACDVDGSAFSSSPIDELGNSKWNLKKVARLSRSILRLLETTIPGVTEPMLYIGMLFSMFAWHVEDHYLYSINYHHCGAEKTWYGVPGHAALDFEKVVREKVYNHDILSTEGEDGAFDVLLGKTTIFPPNILSQHGVPVYKAVQKPGEYVVTFPRAYHAGFSHGFNCGEAVNFAIGDWFPLGSIATRRYALLNRTPLIPHEELLCKEAMLISSVGDYEDLECRSVDNASRLTIKASFVNLIRFQHRARWCLMRSRECVGVSEHSHATILCSVCKRDCYVAYINCNCYLHPVCLRHEFKSLNLPCGTNFTLSVRDELFDMETVSKTFEEDKDVIDEVKHQSRNGDDSILLSKLYPLAEYDEYNLYCKIELHQDRNSKQSVSGIMDVDDTCSVHNHIHGDNSSSEDITTETHKASPIDVKSTCHYSDDSDSEIFRVKRRSSLKPQLRKPTSSVPSKFERQGLKRLKKVQTERSGHSSAPEWLINDKNYVSKDGFGEDGIKKGTALERNPKRLKVKGNLINGSFECKQIS; encoded by the exons ATGATTTTGGTGAAGTACGAGAAGACGGAGGGTTCCGGTGACGAAATTTGGAATGATATG ggGGAAGGAAGGATTTGTTTCTCCAGAGAAGCGAAGCTAGAATTTTTGAAGCATAAGAGGCTTCAGCGAATTAAAGCAGGCACATTAAATGATAGTGCACCTGTGATGAACATAACGACTAGAAGCAGTGGAGATTCTTTAAGAGGTTCTGCACCCTGTGGTGTGAGATCATTCAGAAATCCAGATATATCTACACGATCTGGGTGTGTTATAAATGGGAGAGATACTATGTCAAAGCCGAAGGTTGAGAAATTTGACACAACTGATCTTGATTGGACTGATAAGATGCCCGAGTGCCCTGTATATTATCCAAGTAAAGAAGAATTTGACGATCCTTTGGCGTATCTGCAAAAAATCGCCCCAGAAGCTTCACAATACG GTATCTGCAAGATTGTTTCACCTTTGAATGCTTCCGTACCCGCAGGCATGGTTTTAATGAAAGAGAAACCCAGTTTTAGATTTACAACAAGAGTGCAGCCTCTTCGTCTTGCTGAGTGGAATTCTGATGATAAGGTTACCTTTTTCCTAAGCGGAAG AAACTACACGTTCCGTGAGTATGAGAAAATGGCGAACAAGGTTTTTGCTCGTAGATATTATAGTTCTGGAAGTCTTCCTGCTACTTACATGGAAAAAGAATTTTGGAATGAAATAGCTTCCGGTAATACTGAAAGTGTCGAGTATGCGTGTGATGTTGATGGCAGTGCGTTTTCATCTTCTCCAATTGATGAACTTGGAAATAGCAAATGGAATTTAAAG AAAGTTGCACGCTTGTCCAGATCGATCTTACGTCTTCTAGAAACGACAATTCCG GGAGTTACCGAACCAATGCTTTACATAGGGATGCTGTTCAGTATGTTTGCTTGGCATGTAGAAGACCATTACTTGTATAG CATTAATTACCATCATTGTGGAGCTGAAAAAACCTGGTACGGTGTTCCGGGTCACGCTGCACTAGATTTCGAAAAAGTCGTTCGTGAAAAGGTGTATAATCATGATATTCTGTCAACTGAAGGAGAAGACGGCGCTTTTGATGTTCTCTTAGGAAAAACAACCATATTTCCTCCtaatattttgtcacaacacggCGTTCCGGTTTACAAGGCTGTCCAAAAGCCCGGGGAATATGTCGTCACGTTTCCCCGAGCATATCATGCAGGATTTAGTCATG GTTTTAATTGCGGTGAGGCTGTGAACTTTGCGATTGGTGACTGGTTCCCGTTGGGATCAATAGCTACACGTCGTTATGCACTTCTTAACCGGACACCTTTGATTCCTCACGAGGAACTTTTGTGTAAAGAAGCTATGCTTATTTCATCAGTTGGTGATTATGAAGATTTGGAATGTCGTTCTGTAGACAATGCATCCAGACTTACCATTAAGGCCTCATTTGTGAATTTAATACGTTTCCAACATCGTGCTCGTTGGTGCTTGATGAGATCTAGAGAGTGCGTGGGCGTTTCCGAACATTCTCATGCAACCATTCTTTGCAGTGTCTGCAAACGTGACTGCTATGTAGCTTATATCAACTGCAACTGCTATTTGCATCCTGTCTGCCTTCGCCATG AGTTCAAGTCACTTAACTTGCCTTGTGGAACAAACTTTACACTCTCCGTAAGGGACGAACTCTTTGACATGGAGACCGTTTCCAAAACGTTTGAGGAGGATAAAGACGTCATCGACGAGGTGAAGCATCAATCTAGAAACGGAGATGACTCGATTCTGCTATCTAAGTTGTACCCACTAGCCGAATACGACGAATACAATTTGTATTGCAAGATTGAGCTTCACCAGGACCGCAATTCTAAACAGTCTGTTTCTGGGATCATGGATGTTGATGACACTTGTTCCGTACATAATCAT ATACACGGTGATAATAGTTCTTCTGAAGATATAACTACGGAAACACACAAAGCTTCACCAATTGATGTTAAAAGTACATGCCATTATAGTGACGACTCTGACTCCGAAATATTTAGGGTTAAACGCCGTTCATCGTTAAAACCTCAGCTAAGAAAACCGACCAGTTCTGTCCCTTCAAAATTCGAACGTCAG GGGCTTAAACGGTTAAAGAAAGTACAAACTGAGAGATCTGGACATAGTTCAGCACCCGAGTGGTTAATAAACGACAAAAATTATGTGTCAAAGGATGGATTTGGTGAAGACGGGATAAAAAAAGGAACAGCCCTAGAGCGTAATCCGAAACGACTTAAAGTAAAAGGCAACTTAATTAACGGTTCCTTCGAATGCAAGCAAATATCTTAG